A genomic segment from Micropterus dolomieu isolate WLL.071019.BEF.003 ecotype Adirondacks linkage group LG03, ASM2129224v1, whole genome shotgun sequence encodes:
- the LOC123968608 gene encoding histidine N-acetyltransferase-like isoform X2, producing MNICSSEDHKRLDYMAVTFHRWLQEPGRLVFIARMKNRVVALESALLVDGGQTAVFQGLRVAPDLRGRGLAGTLQRHVTGYIRHHYPEVSTVRLSRGDKPSPQTLAKYRLIAKEAILSLCCEAPNLGLFVAELRSRLPCLPGSSPHAPVTLSQQQAETLVLTDHVVCNLLPGKTIINDWEPLKPMEANLEVLRRRGLTWIVDREFEPMTISLCTTPYAVPYRHDALHFNINIFGRSLSSVCAVFLSQLEALLQSLEGYLIFYTYVDPAVWPGLRQFCQNNSNVSFYQDYCEEYVLERDL from the exons ATGAACATCTGCAGTAGTGAAGACCacaaaaggctggactacatgGCTGTTACCTTCCATCGCTGGCTGCAGGAACCTGGACGTCTCGTCTTCATCGCTAGGATGAAGAACAGAGTG GTGGCGCTGGAGTCTGCACTGCTGGTTGACGGTGGTCAGACAGCCGTATTTCAGGGTCTCAGGGTGGCACCGGATTTGAGAGGCCGCGGGCTCGCTGGCACCCTCCAGAGGCACGTGACAGGCTATATCCGCCACCACTACCCAGAAGTCTCCACAGTCAGACTGAGCCGAGGAGACAAGCCTTCACCACAAACACTGGCCAAGTACCGACTCATAGCTAAGGAG GCCATCTTGTCTTTGTGTTGCGAGGCGCCCAATCTTGGCCTCTTTGTTGCCGAGCTTCGTTCCAGACTCCCCTGCCTGCCTGGCTCCTCCCCCCACGCCCCGGTAACCCTGAGCCAGCAGCAGGCGGAGACTCTGGTCCTCACCGACCATGTGGTTTGCAACCTGCTGCCTGGTAAAACCATCATCAATGACTGGGAGCCTCTGAAGCCCATGGAGGCAAACCTAGAGGTGCTGCGCCGTAGGGGGTTGACATGGATTGTAGATCGTGAGTTTGAGCCCATGACCATCAGCCTGTGCACCACACCGTACGCTGTTCCCTACCGCCACGATGCACTGCACTTCAACATCAACATCTTCGGCCGCAGTTTGTCTTCAGTGTGCGCGGTGTTTCTGTCTCAGCTTGAAGCTTTGCTGCAGAGTCTCGAAGGTTACCTGATCTTCTACACCTACGTGGACCCTGCGGTTTGGCCCGGGCTTCGCCAGTTCTGCCAGAACAACAGCAATGTGTCATTCTATCAGGACTACTGTGAGGAGTACgtactggagagagacctctgA
- the LOC123968608 gene encoding histidine N-acetyltransferase-like isoform X1 produces the protein MSAGQEHCDVVYSLAEEQDFEQVMNICSSEDHKRLDYMAVTFHRWLQEPGRLVFIARMKNRVVALESALLVDGGQTAVFQGLRVAPDLRGRGLAGTLQRHVTGYIRHHYPEVSTVRLSRGDKPSPQTLAKYRLIAKEAILSLCCEAPNLGLFVAELRSRLPCLPGSSPHAPVTLSQQQAETLVLTDHVVCNLLPGKTIINDWEPLKPMEANLEVLRRRGLTWIVDREFEPMTISLCTTPYAVPYRHDALHFNINIFGRSLSSVCAVFLSQLEALLQSLEGYLIFYTYVDPAVWPGLRQFCQNNSNVSFYQDYCEEYVLERDL, from the exons ATGTCTGCAGGGCAGGAACATTGTGATGTGGTGTACAGCTTGGCGGAAGAGCAGGACTTTGAGCAG GTCATGAACATCTGCAGTAGTGAAGACCacaaaaggctggactacatgGCTGTTACCTTCCATCGCTGGCTGCAGGAACCTGGACGTCTCGTCTTCATCGCTAGGATGAAGAACAGAGTG GTGGCGCTGGAGTCTGCACTGCTGGTTGACGGTGGTCAGACAGCCGTATTTCAGGGTCTCAGGGTGGCACCGGATTTGAGAGGCCGCGGGCTCGCTGGCACCCTCCAGAGGCACGTGACAGGCTATATCCGCCACCACTACCCAGAAGTCTCCACAGTCAGACTGAGCCGAGGAGACAAGCCTTCACCACAAACACTGGCCAAGTACCGACTCATAGCTAAGGAG GCCATCTTGTCTTTGTGTTGCGAGGCGCCCAATCTTGGCCTCTTTGTTGCCGAGCTTCGTTCCAGACTCCCCTGCCTGCCTGGCTCCTCCCCCCACGCCCCGGTAACCCTGAGCCAGCAGCAGGCGGAGACTCTGGTCCTCACCGACCATGTGGTTTGCAACCTGCTGCCTGGTAAAACCATCATCAATGACTGGGAGCCTCTGAAGCCCATGGAGGCAAACCTAGAGGTGCTGCGCCGTAGGGGGTTGACATGGATTGTAGATCGTGAGTTTGAGCCCATGACCATCAGCCTGTGCACCACACCGTACGCTGTTCCCTACCGCCACGATGCACTGCACTTCAACATCAACATCTTCGGCCGCAGTTTGTCTTCAGTGTGCGCGGTGTTTCTGTCTCAGCTTGAAGCTTTGCTGCAGAGTCTCGAAGGTTACCTGATCTTCTACACCTACGTGGACCCTGCGGTTTGGCCCGGGCTTCGCCAGTTCTGCCAGAACAACAGCAATGTGTCATTCTATCAGGACTACTGTGAGGAGTACgtactggagagagacctctgA